TACCTTGCGCAACGCTGGCAGGACTGGTACGGCAAGAAGCTCGAGCACTTCGACCGCATCGGCCGCGACATCCCCGGCGAGTTCGGCAAGCGCTTCCGGGAAGGGCACATCCAGATCCTCACCAGCAACGCGACGCACGCCTACATGCCGCTGCTGCTGAACGACCAGATGATGGCCGCCCAGATGAGCGCCGGCGTGAACACCAGCAAGCGCGTGCTTGGCATTCAGCCCCGCGGCATGTGGCTGCCCGAGTGCGCCTATCGCCCCAACTGGGATCACTGGATGCCCGCCGTCCTGTACGACAACCCGCGACAACGCCCCGGCGTCGAGAAGTTCATCGCCGACGCCGGCGTCACACATTTCTTCGTCGACACCCACATGGTCACCGGCGGCCAACCACTCGGCATCTACGAGAAGGGCAACTTCCGCACGGTTGGTGAACAACAGCTCCACTGGGACCAAAAACGCGGCTGGCGTCATCCGCTGGAACCCACCGGCGTTGCCAGCTGGCCCGAGGCCCCGAAAACCTTCGCCTTCGCCCGCCACCCCAAGATCAGCGAACAGGTCTGGAGCGGTTCCATCGGCTACCCCGGCGCCGGCCAGTACATGGAATTCCACCGCAAGCACGGCGACCGCGGCCTGCGCTACCACAAGGTCACCAGCAACAAGACCGCCCTCAGCGACAAGGAGCTCTACTACCCCGACGACATCCCCGCCAAGGTCTTCGAACACGCGCAGCATTTCGTCAACGTGGTCAAGCAGGTCTTAGGCGAATACAAGTTCTGGTCCGGCCGCGAGGGCGTCTGCGTCGCGCCGTTCGACGCGGAACTCTTCGGCCACTGGTGGTTCGAGGGCGTGCAGTTTTTACGCGACGTCATCCTCACCCTCGCCAACGACAGCCAGGTGAAGCTGATGACGGCTGAAGAAGCCATGTACCACCACCCGCCCGACAAGGTCATGCGCCTGCCCGAGGGCAGCTGGGGCGAGAACGGCAACCACAGCGTCTGGATCAACGACAAGGTCAAGTGGATGTGGGAGATCGAGTACCGCGCCGAAGGCCGCATGCTCAAGCTGCTCCACGAGCTGCCCTGGCAGACCAACGCCAAGGTCAAGGAACTGATGGACCGCGGCGCCCGCGAGTTGCTGCTGCTGCAAGCCAGCGACTGGCCCTTCGTCATCCACACCCAGGGTGCCGTCGACTACGGCATCCAACGCTTCAGCGGCCACGCCACCAACTACGACCGCATGATGACCCTCGCCGAGAAGGTCGCCAAGGGTCAGGAACTGGACGAGGTCGACAACGCCGAGATCCGCGAGGTCGATCTGCACGACAGCGTGTTCCTGGACGTGGACCTGAACTGGTGGATGTAGACGCGCAAGCTCTCCTTACGCTTCACTTTGAGTAGACGTTGCCGCCTGTGACGACTGCCGCTGCAGTACGCGGTAGCGGTCGGCCACGCGCTCGCGCATCCGCGTCGAAACGATTGCATCTCGTATGGGGACCGGGTTATACTCGGTCGTTAGGGCACGTATCACAAGTCCTACGGGCACTAATTAGGAATGAGGAGTCGCAGGTTGGCGCATGCGCCGTCTGCACAAGGGAGATCGACCATGCGCAATCGCGTTCTCGTGGGCCAACGGCGTTTATCTTTGGCACTGATGGCCTTCGCAGGCCTGTCTCTGGGCACGCCCGCGTTCGGGGCGAAGATCCTCATGGATTTCGGCAACACGGCGACCGGCACCGACGCGGTCGGGCGCGCGTGGAACAACATCGGGACGGCCAACGATACCGTGCCGAACAAGGTGCTGAACGACACCACGGGCACCGACAGCGGCTACCGGCTGACGATCGCCAACCCGCCCGGCACCACGAACGCCGTCGGCTTCAATGCCGAGAACACCAACGGCACGCCGACGCCGAGCGGCCAGGCGGCTGCGCGCAGCTATCCCAGCACGGCCACGGAAGACAACCTGTACGGCAACGTCGGTACGTTTAATGGCTTGGTCGTGCAGGGCGTCCGCCTGACGTTCTCGAACCTCAGCCCGACCGAGGTCTACAGCCTCGACTTCTTCGCCTCGCGCCTGTTCGTCTCCGACAACCGCGAGACCGAGTACGCCGTCACCGGGGCCGCCGGCACGACCAGCGTCTTCCTGAACCCGTCGAACAACGAAGGCAACGTCGTCGGCGTGTCGGGCATCAGCCCCGTCGAGACGACGTCCGGCTCGGGCCTGTGGCAGATCGTCGTCGACATCGACGCCGGCCCGAACAACAACAACACCAGCAAGTTCTTCCACGTCAGCGTCGCCGAACTGAACTCCACGCTGGTGCCGGAGCCGGCGTCGCTTGGCCTGCTGGGTGGGGCGCTCGTCCTGCTCGGCCGCCGTCGCCGCGTCTGACCGATGACGTGCAGCGGGGCGGGGCGATGTCGCCCCGCCCTGCGCCGTTACTCCTTCCGCCACACCTTCAGCGACTTCAGCACCATCGCGCCCGAGCCGTCCTCGTACTTCGACTCCGGCTTCGCCTTCACGGCGACGTTGGTTAATGGGTACCAGGTTTCGCCTTTAAAGGGGTTGGCGTACTGCATCGTTTCCACGCCGTCGACGAACATCGTGATCAGGTCCTCATCCACCGTCACGGCGAAGGTGTGGAAGTCGCTGTCGAGCGTGTTGGGCAGGCCGAAGGTCGACATCTTCATGCGCATGGCGGGGCGGGTGAACGTGCGCTGCAGCTTGTCGCCACCGTGCAGGTTGGTGGAGAGATCGGACGCGAAGACCCACGACCCGTTGTAGCCAAACCCCTCGTACACGTCGATCTCCGGCGGCCAGCCCGCCACCGGCAATAGCCACAGCGCCGGCCACGATCCCTTGCGGTTGGGCATCTTCGCGACCCACTCCACGCTGCCGTACTTGAAGTACGTCTCCGGCGTCTTATGGCCCGACAGTGCCGGGTGCCGGGTGCCACGGTTTGGTACTCCAAGCCGTGCTTGAGGCCGTGGGGAAAGACACGGCACGGAGTACCGTACCGTGGCACCCGGCGGGGCGGGGCGGGACGCGGCGGGCACGGGATTCCGGGCAGTGGGTCCGTTTGAAGTGGCACGGGTTTCCAACCCGTGTTCTGGAGCGAAGACACGGGTTGAAAACCCGTGCCACGGGGGAAGGTGTTGAAACTGACCCACTACCGGATTCCGATCCGGGGGCAGGGGATTCTATTTCATGGGCACGGAACGTCGTTCCATGGACACGGAATGGCGTTCGGAGGGTACGGAATCCCATTCCATAGGCACGGAACGTCGTTCCGGGGGCACGGGGTTCCATTCCGCGGGCATGGAACGTCGTTCCGGCGGCACGGGGTTCCGTTCCGCGGGCACGGAATGGCGTTCCGGGGGCACGAGGTGGCGTTCCGTGGGCACGGGGTGGCGTTCCGGGGGCATGGGGTGGCGGGTCGGGTGGGGGGCGATGGGGCTGGGGGGCGGTGGGGGCGGTTATTCTGGGACGGGGTGGGGGCGTGGCGACGGGCGGGGGGATTTGGTTGCGGCGGCGCTTCAGTCGCGCGGCGGGCGGGCCGATGGAAGGGGGGTGGGGCGATCGTCGTGATCGCCGTCGGCGGCGCGGCTGGTCGTGTGACCGGCGATCGCGCGGATCGGGCCGGGCGGCGGGCGGTGCCCAACGTGGAACGGAGTCGAATCATGGGAATGGTGCCCGAGAGGAAGCAGGAGAAGATCGCGTTCTTCGAGACGCACGTGCAGGCGTTGCTGACGAACGCCACGGCGATCGGGACGAGCACGGCGGCGGTGACGGACCTGCAGACGAAGACGCAGGGCGCGCGCACGCTGTATCAGGCGCAGCTGTCGGCGCAGGCGGCGGCGAAGCTGGCGGTGCAGGCGGCCGACCAGGCGGTGGAGCAGATGGCGATCGCCGGCGCGGCGGTCATCGAGCAGGTGCGGGCCAAGGCGCGCATGTCGGGCGACGGCATCTACACGCTGGCGGGCCTGCCGGCGCCGGCCACGCCCGCGGCGGTGGGCAACCCCGGCGAGCCGACGCAGTTGAAGGTGACGCTGAACACCAACGGCTCGCTCGACCTGCGGTTCGCCTGCAAGAACCCGGCGGGCTGCCACGGCGTGATCTACCAGGTCTACCGCAGGGTGGCGTCGACCGGCGAGTACCACTACATCGGCGGCAGCGGGCAGCGGTCGTTCACCGACACCACGGTGCCGGCGGGCGTGCCGAGCGTGATGTACCAGATCCAGGCGACGCGCTCGACGGCGGTCGGCAAGGTCGGCGAGTTCGTCGTGAACTTCGGCGTGACCCCCACCGGCATGACGACGACGGTGAGCAGCGCCAACACCGGCACGCCGGCGAAGATCGCGGCGTAGGCCGACGTCTGACATTTGCAGTTTGACGTGAAGAACGGGGCGCGGCCTGTGTGGCGCGCCCCGTTCCTTTGCGCGCCGAGATGCGAAGGGCGGAGCAGGAAGGGCAAGCCGCGCGTGCCACCGGCGGCTTGCCCGCCCGTGTCTTCGTTCCACAGAAACAGCCACGGGCGGGCAAGCCGCCGGTGGCACACTGCGGTCGGTGGGCGTCAGAGCGGTCCTCACTTCAGACTTCATTCTTCCGGGAACTTTCCGGATGGCGGTGCGTCCAAACGGGCAGACTTTCAACGAAGGAGCCGGTTATGCGGAAGCGTCGATTGGGATTGATGGCGTTGGTGGCGGCGGGGGCGTCGGTGGCATTCCTGCCGGGTGGGGTGGTGCGGGGGCATGAGCCGATCGTGGTGGATCATGGGCAGCGGCATCGGCAGCCGGTGATACAGATCGCGTTGCTATTGGATACGTCCAACAGCATGGATGGGTTGATCGATCAGGCCCGCACGCAGCTGTGGGCGATCGTCAACGAGTTCGCACGGTGCAAGCGGGACGGGCAGAGCCCGCGGTTGCAGGTGGCGTTGTACGAGTATGGGAACGACGGGCTGCCGAGCGCCAACGGGCACGTGCGGCTGGTGCAGCCGTTCACGGGCGATCTGGATTTGGTCAGCGAGAAGCTGTGGGGCCTGCGCACCAACGGTGGCAGCGAGTTTTGCGGGACGGTGATCGGGGCGGCGACCCGCGAGCTGGTGTGGGCCGATGAGAAGGACGCGTACCGCGCGATCTTCATCGCGGGGAACGAGCCGTTCACCCAGGGCGAGGTGGACTATCGCTCGGCGATCGGCATGGCGGTGGGCAGGGGCGTGATCGTCAACACGATTCACTGCGGCGATGACAACGCTGGCCGATCGGGCCAGTGGGCGGACGGGGCGCGGCTGGGGGAGGGGCGGTATCTGTGGATCGACCAGAACCGGGCGGCGCCGGCGGTCATCGCGCCGCAGGATGAGAAGATCCGCAAGCTGTCGCTGGAGCTGAACGAGACGTACGTGCCGTACGGCGATGCGGGGGCGGTCGGCGCCCTGCGGCAGGCGAATCAGGACATGGTCGCCACCAGTGCCCCCAGCGCCGCCGCGGCCGGGGCGGACGTGCAGCGGGCGGTGGCAAAGGCCAATGCGCAGTACAACAACGCCAAGTGGGACCTGGTGGATGCGCTGAAGGACGGCGAGGTGAAACTGGAAGCGCTGCCGGCCGAGGCGTTGCCCGAGCCGATGAAGGAGCTGTCGAAGGAAGAGCGGGCGAAGTACGTGGAAGGGCAGGCCACCAAGCGCGCGGAACTGCAGCAGCAGATCAACGCGCTGAACGATGAGCGTGGGAAGTACGTGGCGGAGAAGGAAAAGGAACAGGCCAAGGGTGGGGCGGAGACGCTGAACAGCGCGGTGATCAAGGTCGTCCGCGAACAACTGGCGGAGCGGCAGTTTGAGGTGGAGAAGTAGGGAGTGCGGGGAGGCGGCGGGAGACGCCGTGGGGCGGGCGTCTTCTGCCGGCCTTTGGGGAGGGGAAGCGAAATCCCAAGCCCCAATGCCAAACAAAATCCCAAAGACCAAATCCCAATCAGAGGGATTTCCTGCTCTGTGTCTGCCTCTGTGCTCTCTGTGTCCTCTGTGGTTCAACCTCTTCTACGCGCCACCTTCGCGATTCCTTCGCGTCTAACTCTTCTTCATTGAATACGGGGGGACAAGCAGACAGGGGGGGAGAGACAGGCAAGGAATGCCTGTCCTACCGAAGAGCCAAAGATCGCAGCTGACGCACGTTGTTCGCGCGGCGCATAAAAAAGCACGGACCGGCAGAGGGGCCCGTGCTGGTAACGAAGTGCGAGCGGCAACACACCACTCAGACGACCGACTCCTGGTTCGTCGGTACACCTCGTCTGCGATCGTCTCGGGCGTAAACCCGAATTGGCTGTCTGGTAGAGGGATGGCCCGGATTGGGGTCGGATGGCTGGCCAGCGCTGGCCGGGAAAGCCAGGTTGGCGTATGCTAGCCGTTACATCCTTGCGGGCCTTTGCTGCCCATAGAGACGACTGGCAGCGTGAAAAGTTACAACAAGGAAAGTTTTCCCGTTATCGCGGTCCTAGCGGCGTCGACTGTAGCCTTGGGAGGACGTTCTGCGCGCAACGAGTCTGATTGCTGATGAGCCTGTCGAGACCCTGCTGGCGGAGTTTTCCGCCAGTGGGCAGCAGCAGGTGTTCGAGGAGATCGTCCGGCGATACGCCGGGATGGTCTTCTCGGTCTGCCTGCGCACGTGTAAAGATGCCCACGATGCCGAGGACGCCACGCAGGCGGTCTTCCTGGCGCTGGCGGTACAGTGCAAAAGCGGCAACCCGGTGCGCCACTTGCCGGCGTGGTTGCGGCAGGTCGCCAAGCGAACCAGCCTAGACGTGCGCAAGAGCCGCAAGCGACGGGAAGCGCGCGAGGCCCGCCGCAGTGCGGAGAACAACGGCATTATCAACGACGACGATAAGCCGTCGGCGATGGACCTGAGCGAGATCGGGCACGTTCTAAGTGAAGAACTGGCCAAGCTGCCGGCGAAGTATCGGTTGCCGTTGGTGTCGCTGTACTTTGGTGGGTTGTCGCGCGAGGAGATCGCCGAACAACTGGGCCTGAAGCCCGGTGCGCTGGGCGTGCGGCTGCACCGCGCCCGCACGATGCTCGGCGAACGCTTGAAGCGTCGCGGGGCGATCACCGATGGCGCCGTGCTGTCGGCCGGCATGGCGCCGCTGCTGGAGACGGCGTTCGGACAAGCGCTGACGCAGCGCACGGTGGACGCGGCCGCGCAAGTGATGCTCGGGCACAGCCTGAGTGGCGCGGTGTCGGCCAACGTGTTGGCGCTGATGAACGGCACGTACACGGTGGTGTCGCTCGGCAAGCTGAAGATCGTCGCGTCCGTCGTGATGCTGCTGGCAACCGTAGCGGGGGGCAGCATGGCGGCGGTGCGGGCGCCGGAATCGATCCCCAGCCTCGTAACGCACGTACGGCAGTGGATCGAAGGTTTACGCTTCGAGTTCCACCTGCCCCGGTTTGAACTGCAGGCGTCGGCGAACGACCCGGTGCCACAGCCTGCCTTGCCGCAGGATCGTTACGCGACCGCGCCCGAAGGAATGTCGCCCGAGGCGATGATCGGCGACGTGGCGCACGCCCCGCAACCAACGACCTTCGTGCCCGCGCCGCAGCCTGCTCAGTCGCCGGCGCCCGCGCCGCGGACGACGCCATCCCTACTGCCGCCGCCAGGCCCGCGCGGCAACCCGTTCCCCACGGTGATCGCCAGCACGTCGACGTCGACATCCAGCAGTATGAACCTGCCCGACCCGATCGTTCGCGAGGACGACCGGGACGAGGTGGACGCGCAACAGCGCGCCGCGGCCAACGAACCCTCGCGTCGGCCGCCCGCGGCACCGACGGCGGGCTCGCCGGTGGATGGGCAGGATGCGATCGCGTCGATCGCGCCGACGTATGTCGGCACGAGCAGTGGGGCCGTCGGCGTCTCGCACGCGCCATCGCAGGGGTCCGCCTTCATCGCCTCTGCGGCCCGGCGGCCGATGCGCGGGCGCATCGCGGGGCCCACCGTTTCCGTCGGCGCGGCCGCCGGCACCTCCGGCACGCTTTCGATCGATGGCGGCACGCTCGTCGCGGGCCTTGAAGACATCGGCCGGGAGGGCCAGGGCACGCTCGCGCAGAACGGTGGGCTGAACATCACCACGCAGTTGCTGTTGGGCGAAGGGGCCGGCGGCTCGGGAACCTACCTGTTGCGGCGCGGCGAACTGCGCTTTGCGCGCAACGGGTCGAGCGCGTCCGTGGGCATGGTCGTCGGTGGGCGCGGCCGCGGCACGCTGCTGCTGGGCGATGCGCTCGGCAGCGGGAACATCACGACCGAGCCGCTCAGCGGCGTTCCCATCGGCACGCTGCCTCTGCCGCTCACGGATCGTCCGTTCGTGATCGTGCGCGGCAGCGACATGGGCTCGGGTGTCGTGCGCGGCTGGGGGCGCATCGACGCGCCCGGCGGCACGTTCGTCAACAACGGACAGGTGATCGCCGACGGCTACGGGCAGGACCGAGAACTGGCGCTGGCCGACTTCGCGCAGGTCGACAACCTCATCGAGAACCCGACCATCGGTGGCAACAACGGCTGGTTCGCGCAGAACCGCGGGCAACTCACGTTGCCCGCGCACGCGTCGGCCACTTCGCCGAACACGTTCACGTGGGGCGAGAGCCAAACCGACGTCACGCTGGATCTGGTGAACAGCGTTCGGCTGGTCATCGATCCGCCGCCGCAGATCGTGACGGTCTCGCTGCTGTCGACCGACCGCAGCGATATCCCGCAATTGCCCGGCGGGCACAGCTTCATCGGCGTCTGGTCGCTGGACACGGGTGACGTGGTGCCCGACAGCGTCGACGTCAGCGTTCGCTACGACGACGCGCTGGCGACCAACCGCGGGCTGGACGAGTCTGGGCTGAAGCTGTGGCGTTACGCCGACGGCGACTGGTCGCTGGTAACCGGGCAGACGTTCTGGCGCGATGTCGACAACAACCTCATCGGCGGCAAGACCGATGGGTTGACCTTGTTCGCCATCTCCGCGCCCGAGCCCGGCGCGGTCACGACGCTATTGGGTCTAGGTGCCGCGGCGCTGCTGCGTCGGCGACGGCGCTAATCCGTACCACGGGCGGCTCGCCCGTGCCTTTGCGTTCCAAACGAAAGAGCATGAACGGGCCGCCTATGGCGAGAGATGC
The nucleotide sequence above comes from Tepidisphaeraceae bacterium. Encoded proteins:
- a CDS encoding family 16 glycosylhydrolase; translated protein: MGQFQHLPPWHGFSTRVFAPEHGLETRATSNGPTARNPVPAASRPAPPGATVRYSVPCLSPRPQARLGVPNRGTRHPALSGHKTPETYFKYGSVEWVAKMPNRKGSWPALWLLPVAGWPPEIDVYEGFGYNGSWVFASDLSTNLHGGDKLQRTFTRPAMRMKMSTFGLPNTLDSDFHTFAVTVDEDLITMFVDGVETMQYANPFKGETWYPLTNVAVKAKPESKYEDGSGAMVLKSLKVWRKE
- a CDS encoding PEP-CTERM sorting domain-containing protein (PEP-CTERM proteins occur, often in large numbers, in the proteomes of bacteria that also encode an exosortase, a predicted intramembrane cysteine proteinase. The presence of a PEP-CTERM domain at a protein's C-terminus predicts cleavage within the sorting domain, followed by covalent anchoring to some some component of the (usually Gram-negative) cell surface. Many PEP-CTERM proteins exhibit an unusual sequence composition that includes large numbers of potential glycosylation sites. Expression of one such protein has been shown restore the ability of a bacterium to form floc, a type of biofilm.) — encoded protein: MRNRVLVGQRRLSLALMAFAGLSLGTPAFGAKILMDFGNTATGTDAVGRAWNNIGTANDTVPNKVLNDTTGTDSGYRLTIANPPGTTNAVGFNAENTNGTPTPSGQAAARSYPSTATEDNLYGNVGTFNGLVVQGVRLTFSNLSPTEVYSLDFFASRLFVSDNRETEYAVTGAAGTTSVFLNPSNNEGNVVGVSGISPVETTSGSGLWQIVVDIDAGPNNNNTSKFFHVSVAELNSTLVPEPASLGLLGGALVLLGRRRRV
- a CDS encoding sigma-70 family RNA polymerase sigma factor; this translates as MFEEIVRRYAGMVFSVCLRTCKDAHDAEDATQAVFLALAVQCKSGNPVRHLPAWLRQVAKRTSLDVRKSRKRREAREARRSAENNGIINDDDKPSAMDLSEIGHVLSEELAKLPAKYRLPLVSLYFGGLSREEIAEQLGLKPGALGVRLHRARTMLGERLKRRGAITDGAVLSAGMAPLLETAFGQALTQRTVDAAAQVMLGHSLSGAVSANVLALMNGTYTVVSLGKLKIVASVVMLLATVAGGSMAAVRAPESIPSLVTHVRQWIEGLRFEFHLPRFELQASANDPVPQPALPQDRYATAPEGMSPEAMIGDVAHAPQPTTFVPAPQPAQSPAPAPRTTPSLLPPPGPRGNPFPTVIASTSTSTSSSMNLPDPIVREDDRDEVDAQQRAAANEPSRRPPAAPTAGSPVDGQDAIASIAPTYVGTSSGAVGVSHAPSQGSAFIASAARRPMRGRIAGPTVSVGAAAGTSGTLSIDGGTLVAGLEDIGREGQGTLAQNGGLNITTQLLLGEGAGGSGTYLLRRGELRFARNGSSASVGMVVGGRGRGTLLLGDALGSGNITTEPLSGVPIGTLPLPLTDRPFVIVRGSDMGSGVVRGWGRIDAPGGTFVNNGQVIADGYGQDRELALADFAQVDNLIENPTIGGNNGWFAQNRGQLTLPAHASATSPNTFTWGESQTDVTLDLVNSVRLVIDPPPQIVTVSLLSTDRSDIPQLPGGHSFIGVWSLDTGDVVPDSVDVSVRYDDALATNRGLDESGLKLWRYADGDWSLVTGQTFWRDVDNNLIGGKTDGLTLFAISAPEPGAVTTLLGLGAAALLRRRRR
- a CDS encoding 1,4-alpha-glucan branching protein domain-containing protein; its protein translation is MSESLGTLCIVLHGHLPYVLHHGSWPHGEAWLYEAAAETYLPLLDMVGEAALMKSRPALTIGLTPILLEQLSHQRFKDGFIIYCNERIARAKQDEADFKKAGDGHKAYLAQRWQDWYGKKLEHFDRIGRDIPGEFGKRFREGHIQILTSNATHAYMPLLLNDQMMAAQMSAGVNTSKRVLGIQPRGMWLPECAYRPNWDHWMPAVLYDNPRQRPGVEKFIADAGVTHFFVDTHMVTGGQPLGIYEKGNFRTVGEQQLHWDQKRGWRHPLEPTGVASWPEAPKTFAFARHPKISEQVWSGSIGYPGAGQYMEFHRKHGDRGLRYHKVTSNKTALSDKELYYPDDIPAKVFEHAQHFVNVVKQVLGEYKFWSGREGVCVAPFDAELFGHWWFEGVQFLRDVILTLANDSQVKLMTAEEAMYHHPPDKVMRLPEGSWGENGNHSVWINDKVKWMWEIEYRAEGRMLKLLHELPWQTNAKVKELMDRGARELLLLQASDWPFVIHTQGAVDYGIQRFSGHATNYDRMMTLAEKVAKGQELDEVDNAEIREVDLHDSVFLDVDLNWWM